One genomic window of Candidatus Eisenbacteria bacterium includes the following:
- the gyrB gene encoding DNA topoisomerase (ATP-hydrolyzing) subunit B — MVQKEHSYDAKKIQVLKGLDGVRKRPSMYIGSTGAPGLHHLVYEVVDNSIDEVLAGFCTAISVIVKKDNSVTVVDNGRGIPVDLHQAQKLPAVEVVMTTLHSGGKFDAESYRVSGGLHGVGVSVVNALSEWLEVEVARDGKIYHQRYERGKTVSKLKETGKSKTNGTTITFKPDKQIFESIEFSFDTLSQRLRELAFLNKGVKIDLNDENTGKSHVFKYDGGVVSFVKFLNENKNVLHPKPVYFCKTREGVEVEIALQYNDSYLENIFTYVNNINTVEGGTHLIGFKAALTRTINNYVQKEGLAKNSDVSLSGEDVREGLTAVLSVKLRDPQFEGQTKSKLGNSEVKGVVESIVGDGLTEVFEENPSVARKMIEKCIAASRAREAARKARELARRKSVLDSGSLPGKLADCSARDPSICELYLVEGDSAGGSAKQGRDRRFQAILPLKGKILNVEKARLDKILSNEEIRTLITALGTGIGEEFNGDKTRYHKIVIMTDADVDGAHIRTLLLTFFYRYMKELITRGYIYIAQPPLYRIKKGKQELYAYDDKERDSVLNKIGRKGISLQRYKGLGEMNPEQLWRTTMDPESRVFLKVTLEDAVEADRIFTILMSDAVEPRRKFIEENALLVRNLDI, encoded by the coding sequence GTGGTGCAAAAGGAACATAGCTACGACGCGAAAAAAATACAGGTTTTGAAGGGTCTCGATGGTGTAAGAAAGAGGCCCAGTATGTACATAGGCAGTACCGGCGCCCCCGGACTTCATCACCTGGTGTACGAGGTCGTGGACAACAGCATTGACGAGGTGCTCGCCGGGTTCTGCACCGCCATCTCGGTTATCGTGAAGAAGGACAACAGCGTCACGGTCGTGGACAACGGCCGCGGCATCCCTGTCGACCTTCACCAAGCGCAAAAACTCCCGGCCGTTGAAGTCGTGATGACGACGCTTCACTCGGGCGGCAAGTTCGATGCGGAGTCGTACAGAGTGTCTGGCGGACTGCACGGCGTGGGCGTGTCCGTTGTCAACGCCCTCTCCGAGTGGCTGGAAGTGGAGGTTGCGCGAGACGGCAAGATCTACCACCAGCGCTACGAGCGCGGCAAGACCGTGAGCAAGCTCAAAGAGACAGGCAAGTCCAAGACCAACGGTACGACCATAACCTTCAAGCCCGACAAACAGATATTCGAATCGATCGAATTCAGCTTTGACACGCTCTCCCAGAGGCTCAGGGAGCTGGCGTTTCTGAACAAGGGCGTCAAGATCGATCTCAACGACGAGAATACCGGCAAGAGCCACGTCTTCAAGTACGACGGCGGAGTGGTTTCGTTCGTGAAATTCCTCAACGAAAACAAGAACGTGCTTCATCCAAAGCCGGTCTATTTCTGCAAGACGCGGGAAGGCGTCGAGGTCGAAATCGCCCTCCAGTACAACGACTCTTATCTTGAAAACATATTCACCTACGTGAACAACATAAACACGGTCGAGGGCGGAACTCATCTCATCGGGTTCAAGGCGGCACTGACAAGAACAATCAACAACTACGTCCAGAAAGAGGGCCTCGCAAAGAATTCGGACGTCTCACTCTCGGGCGAAGACGTGCGCGAGGGACTCACGGCGGTGCTGAGCGTGAAGCTTCGAGATCCGCAGTTCGAGGGGCAGACGAAGAGCAAGCTCGGCAACAGCGAAGTCAAGGGTGTGGTCGAGTCGATAGTGGGAGACGGCCTCACCGAGGTCTTTGAAGAAAACCCCTCGGTGGCGCGAAAAATGATCGAGAAATGCATTGCCGCCTCCAGGGCTCGCGAAGCTGCAAGAAAGGCCAGAGAGCTCGCAAGACGAAAGAGCGTGCTCGACAGCGGTTCGCTCCCGGGAAAGCTGGCCGATTGTTCTGCCAGGGACCCATCAATCTGTGAACTCTACCTCGTGGAAGGGGACTCCGCCGGCGGTTCGGCCAAGCAGGGTAGGGACAGGCGATTCCAGGCGATACTCCCGCTCAAGGGGAAGATCCTCAACGTGGAGAAAGCGCGCCTGGACAAGATACTCTCAAACGAGGAGATCCGCACACTCATCACGGCTCTGGGCACGGGAATCGGTGAGGAGTTCAACGGGGACAAGACGCGCTATCACAAGATCGTCATAATGACCGATGCGGACGTTGACGGCGCTCACATCCGCACGCTTCTCTTGACCTTCTTTTACAGATACATGAAGGAGTTGATCACGAGGGGCTACATCTACATAGCCCAGCCTCCCCTGTACAGAATCAAGAAGGGGAAGCAGGAGCTCTATGCGTACGACGACAAAGAGAGAGATTCCGTTTTGAACAAAATCGGGAGGAAGGGCATAAGTCTCCAGCGCTACAAGGGGCTCGGCGAGATGAACCCCGAGCAGCTCTGGCGCACGACGATGGACCCGGAATCCCGTGTGTTCTTGAAAGTGACGCTCGAAGACGCCGTAGAAGCCGACAGAATCTTCACGATTCTGATGAGCGACGCCGTAGAGCCACGCAGGAAGTTCATAGAAGAGAATGCCCTCCTCGTACGAAACCTTGACATTTAG
- a CDS encoding DUF721 domain-containing protein: MEHIAQSLEGLLKKLELDRRVLGWSVLDVWGEVVGPRIAANTRPVTYRDSKLFVQVATTIWMHELSFMKEEILRRLNARLGERVIEDIVFSLAR, encoded by the coding sequence ATGGAGCACATTGCGCAGTCTCTCGAAGGACTTCTGAAGAAGCTCGAGCTTGACAGAAGGGTTTTAGGGTGGAGCGTTCTAGATGTGTGGGGGGAGGTTGTGGGACCGCGCATAGCCGCGAATACAAGGCCGGTGACCTATCGGGATTCAAAGCTCTTCGTCCAGGTTGCTACTACCATCTGGATGCACGAGCTTTCTTTCATGAAGGAGGAGATTCTTAGAAGGCTCAATGCAAGGCTAGGGGAGAGGGTCATAGAAGACATTGTCTTTTCCCTCGCACGCTGA
- the dnaN gene encoding DNA polymerase III subunit beta, with the protein MRFTIMRPELALLMNRVISVVPPKSTLPVLSTVLLETKENLLMATSTDLDMSISARVACEVSQEGSVCIPAKRFADIVKELPTDEVRVAVEDFRVKLECKRGKFGIMGMESVDFPKMPAFKSELRFTLPSKILRTGDRRCLYAASTDESRPVLNGVFLQLLTNELRMVATDGHRLAKASFSGSFVKEKSEVVLPPKAVRQIVRLIPEEGGDIEIALSKSYIMAEIGETVICSRVLEGPFPNYEQVIPKETNKKLTVNREELMAAIKRVSILSDNVTHQIKFSLRRDRVNLSVSTADIGEAQETVPATLEGEELDVGYNANYILDILKSMDCDEVNFSLNTPLTAGLVEPAQKEEGEDLLCLIMPLRLTE; encoded by the coding sequence ATGAGATTCACGATCATGAGGCCGGAACTTGCGCTGCTCATGAACAGGGTGATAAGCGTGGTTCCTCCCAAGAGCACTCTTCCCGTACTGTCGACCGTGCTGCTTGAAACCAAAGAAAACCTCCTGATGGCGACCTCGACTGATTTGGACATGTCCATTTCCGCGAGGGTCGCGTGCGAAGTCTCCCAGGAGGGTTCCGTCTGCATTCCGGCCAAACGTTTTGCCGACATAGTCAAGGAATTGCCAACGGATGAAGTCAGAGTGGCAGTGGAAGATTTTCGGGTGAAGCTGGAGTGCAAGCGTGGAAAATTCGGCATAATGGGCATGGAGTCGGTTGATTTTCCAAAGATGCCGGCCTTCAAGTCGGAACTGAGATTCACCCTTCCGTCCAAAATCCTCAGAACGGGTGACAGACGGTGTCTTTACGCGGCGTCCACTGACGAGAGCAGACCCGTTCTCAACGGCGTTTTTCTTCAACTGCTGACGAACGAGCTCCGGATGGTGGCGACCGACGGCCACAGACTTGCCAAGGCGTCCTTCTCGGGAAGCTTTGTCAAAGAGAAATCTGAGGTGGTTCTTCCCCCCAAGGCCGTCAGACAAATTGTGAGACTGATTCCGGAGGAAGGCGGGGACATAGAGATTGCTCTAAGCAAGAGCTACATCATGGCTGAGATCGGGGAAACGGTGATATGTTCCAGGGTGCTCGAAGGTCCGTTTCCCAATTACGAACAGGTGATTCCGAAAGAGACGAACAAGAAGCTCACAGTGAACAGGGAAGAGCTCATGGCCGCAATAAAGAGAGTCTCCATACTTTCAGATAACGTCACTCACCAGATCAAGTTTTCCCTCCGCAGGGACAGGGTGAATCTCAGCGTGAGCACGGCAGACATTGGCGAAGCCCAGGAGACCGTGCCCGCGACGCTTGAGGGCGAGGAGCTGGACGTCGGTTACAATGCCAACTACATTCTTGACATTCTCAAGAGTATGGATTGTGATGAGGTCAACTTCTCCCTCAACACGCCTCTTACGGCCGGTCTCGTTGAGCCGGCCCAGAAAGAGGAAGGAGAGGATTTGCTCTGTCTGATCATGCCGTTGAGATTAACGGAGTAG